GCCGTCGAGGTGGGCGTGCGTCGGCGTCTGCCAGCGCAGGCGAACGTCCTTGCCTTTCCAGCAGCGCACCCGAGGATCGTCGAGGTGGGCGCCGCGCAGCACCATGCCCATGAGGCGCAGAAGCTGTCCGCGCGTGACACCCTTGCCGAGCACGACGTCGAGGCAGCCGTCGGACGGATCGGAGTCGGGGCTGATGCGAAACCCGCCGCCGTAACGCGTGCCGTTCATCACGGCGACGAGGGTGCACGGCCCCGCGTACGTGACGTCACCGTCGACCACCACTTCGACGTCGGGCGCCCGCAAGTCCTTGACGCCGTTGAGGGCGCTCCACGCGTAGCGGCCGAAGCCGTTCAACCACGCGGGCGCGTCGCTCATCTTGGCGGTGATTCGAGCGTCGAAACCCATCCCGAGGCCGTTGACGAGTACGCGCGAGCCCAGCGGCGTCTTGACACGAACCGCGTCGAAGGGGCGTGGTGGGCTCGAGAGGCGAGCGAGGGCGCCCTCGAAATCGCCGCTTTTCAATCCCAGCATTCCCGCGAAGTCGTTGCCGCTTCCGAGGGGAACGATGCCGAGGGGACGTCCCGTTCCCACGAGGGCGGGCAGCAAGGCGCTCACGGTGCCGTCGCCGCCCACGGCGAGCAGCGGTTGGGAAGCGGGCAGCTCGTGGACGCGCGCGAGCGCGGCGGACGGGTCGTGCGCGAGGATCACGTCGAAGGCGAGGCGGCGCGTTCGAAGCGCGCGTTCCAGCAACGGCCAAGTGCGCATCGCGAGACCGCGGCCCGCGTGAGGATTCAGCACGACCGCGAGCGGCACCGCGTCCACCTGATCAGATTGTGAGCGTTGGGACAAGGAGGCGCTCATGCGCTTTCAGTGTGACACGAAGCACATGAGGAGTCCTGAGCCGAAAGGCTCAGGACTCCTCGGCAACAACGACGATTACAAGGCGGGCGTGAAGACGAGGCCAGGCTGCCAATCGCGCGGCCGCTCCGAGAAGCCGAAGTACCACGCGACGGCTTCGGCGATGCGTCGGCCCGCGTGGCCATCACCGTAAGGATTTGCACGGCCCCGCATGTCGCCGAGTTCCGCTTCGTTCGACAGCAAATCGCTCAAAACGCGCGTCACCTCGGCGCGTTCGTTTCCGGCGAGCTTCAAAACACCGGCGTGCAATCCCTCGGGGCGCTCGGTGACGTTGCGCAGCACGGCCACGGGCACGCCGAGGCTCGCGCCTTCCTCTTGCAAGCCGCCCGAGTCGGTCGCCAGCAGATCGGACACGGCCATGAGCGCGGCCATCTCGTCGTAGGCGAGCGGATCGACGAGTTCGAAGTTCGGAACGCTCGACAAGGTAGGCACGACGGCCTCGCGCACGGCGGGATTGAGGTGCACGGGATACACGAAGTGCCGTTCGGGATGCGCGAGCGCCACGTCGCGCAAGGCGAGGGCGAGCTCTTCCATCACGGGCAGGTTTTCACGTCGGTGCATCGTGACGGTCACGAGGCGCTTGCCGCGCCAAGCTTCGCGTAGCGTGGAGCGGGCGGCGACGTCACGCACGGCGTCCACGGCGGTCTGCCCTGTCACGAAGATGCCTTCGGGCGACTTGCCCTCGTTCAGCAGGTTCTGCTTCGACAAGGCGGTCGGAGCGAAATCGAGCGTCGTGAGGACGTCCGTGAGCTTGCGGTTGGCTTCCTCGGGGAACGGCTCGCCCATGTTGCCGCTGCGCAATCCCGCCTCGACGTGCCCGACCTTGATGCCCGACACGAACGCCGCGTACGCCATGCAAAACGTCGTGGTGGTGTCGCCGTGCACGAGAACCATGTCGGCGTTCATCGCCGTGAGCTTCGCCGCCGCTTGCGGAATGATCTTCGCGCTGAGGTCGGCGAGCGTTTGACGGTCGGTCATGACGCTGAGGTCGTCGTCGGGTTGGATGCCGAAGACGTTGAGGGCCGAGTAGAGCTGCTCCTTGTGCTGCCCGGTCACCAGGACGAGGGTACGCAGGCCGGGCGTGGCGCGCAAGGCGGCGATGACAGGAGCCATCTTGGTGGCTTCGGGCCGCGTGCCGAAGGCGACGACGACCGTTTTGGAGTCGGACACTTGGGTCATTGAGGTGTTTCCTGAAGTTCGCGCGCGAGCGCCTTGACGCGCCGAAAGGCGACCCACGCGAGGCAGGCGGCGATCACTACGACGACGGCGAGCACGACGATCGGTTGCACGCTTTGCAGCAACATCCCGACGACGCAAAACGCCAAGGTGATCGCCCAGATGATGATGCTCGCGCGGCGAGCGCCGAAGCGCGAGAAGAGACGGTGATGAATGTGGGTCTTGTCGGGCTGGGCGGGCGACACGCCGCGCCGCAGACGCCCGATCACGACTTGCGTGGTGTCGAGGATCGGAAGCGCGAGGATCAGCAGGGGCGCGGCGAGCGAGAGGCTCGCGGAGAGCTTCGTCGTGCCGAGCAACGCGACCGCCGCGAGCGTGAAGCCGATGAGGGTGGCGCCCGCGTCGCCCATGATGATGCGGCTGGGATTGAAGTTGTAACGCAGGTAAGCGAGCGTCGAACCGGCGAGGCCCGCGAGCAGCACGACGGCCGCGCCGCGATCCGGGAATTGCGCGGCGACGGCGAGCATCACCATCGATCCGACGAAGCCGATGCCGCCCACGACCCCGTCCACGCCGTCCATAAGGTTCACGGCGTTCGTGATT
This genomic window from Deinococcus yavapaiensis KR-236 contains:
- a CDS encoding diacylglycerol/lipid kinase family protein, whose amino-acid sequence is MSASLSQRSQSDQVDAVPLAVVLNPHAGRGLAMRTWPLLERALRTRRLAFDVILAHDPSAALARVHELPASQPLLAVGGDGTVSALLPALVGTGRPLGIVPLGSGNDFAGMLGLKSGDFEGALARLSSPPRPFDAVRVKTPLGSRVLVNGLGMGFDARITAKMSDAPAWLNGFGRYAWSALNGVKDLRAPDVEVVVDGDVTYAGPCTLVAVMNGTRYGGGFRISPDSDPSDGCLDVVLGKGVTRGQLLRLMGMVLRGAHLDDPRVRCWKGKDVRLRWQTPTHAHLDGDVIGEVTDLRACVEAGALQIY
- the wecB gene encoding non-hydrolyzing UDP-N-acetylglucosamine 2-epimerase, whose product is MTQVSDSKTVVVAFGTRPEATKMAPVIAALRATPGLRTLVLVTGQHKEQLYSALNVFGIQPDDDLSVMTDRQTLADLSAKIIPQAAAKLTAMNADMVLVHGDTTTTFCMAYAAFVSGIKVGHVEAGLRSGNMGEPFPEEANRKLTDVLTTLDFAPTALSKQNLLNEGKSPEGIFVTGQTAVDAVRDVAARSTLREAWRGKRLVTVTMHRRENLPVMEELALALRDVALAHPERHFVYPVHLNPAVREAVVPTLSSVPNFELVDPLAYDEMAALMAVSDLLATDSGGLQEEGASLGVPVAVLRNVTERPEGLHAGVLKLAGNERAEVTRVLSDLLSNEAELGDMRGRANPYGDGHAGRRIAEAVAWYFGFSERPRDWQPGLVFTPAL
- a CDS encoding MraY family glycosyltransferase, whose translation is MLEFLKSLGVAEPLGLGFWSVALTFVAAAVFTWRFIPRVREFAIKVGWADMPNERRLNKAPLPNAGGLAIFAGFILPVLVVWALRPIGVVSVQIQVLAILLGAALLVLVGFIDDQFELPPSFRILVQTVCALLLIVNGLRIDLTTLSFWPEELLGMTGPLSVFVTWLWIVGITNAVNLMDGVDGVVGGIGFVGSMVMLAVAAQFPDRGAAVVLLAGLAGSTLAYLRYNFNPSRIIMGDAGATLIGFTLAAVALLGTTKLSASLSLAAPLLILALPILDTTQVVIGRLRRGVSPAQPDKTHIHHRLFSRFGARRASIIIWAITLAFCVVGMLLQSVQPIVVLAVVVVIAACLAWVAFRRVKALARELQETPQ